The genomic interval AGAAATTCTGAACGGTGAAGGAGGCGGAGGTGATAATCAGCGGCACGGCAATGCGAAGCAGAGCGCGGTACGAGGAAGATGAATGCGTGGTGTTCATGGGAGATTTCAGTGTTTCCGAACTCCGGAAAAATTGCGAGCCGGTTTTTCCAGCGTTTGGAATGGCCGGCTTTATATCCGCATTATGAGGATTTACGCGCCGACCTGACGGCGGAATGAAAGTTCCGGGACGGTCTCTTCTTCGGCGGCAGGCGGTTCTTCCATCAGCTGGCTAACGCGCTCGGTTAATTCAGGAATGACAATATCGGGCGTGCCTTCGAACAGTTCGTAGCGGGAGAAGGTTTCAGCGTCAATTCTTCCGCTCAGTCCGTTCAGCGCTCCGGCGTACAGACTGGTGTTGGTCAGCTGTCCGTCAAAAACGAGGAACACGCGGGTAAAGTGTCCGCGTTTGAGTTCATTGAAAAGCGAACGCAGAAAGCCGTTAAAGCTGTCGCCGGTTTCGCCGATGAACCGATCAACGATGGTGTCGTTAATACAAAAGGTACAGACGGCAACCTTTTCATTCTGAATAACAAACACACCGTCAACCAGCTCGTCGCCTTCGGTGCGGTAGTGGCCTTCGCCGATTTTTCGGGAAATGACACCCGGATAGTTGGCGACGCCGAGCAGGACAATGTCTTTAAACTCACCGTATTTTTTGTCGGCCTTTTCGCGCATCCCGTCCGTAACCGGCTCGGAAACCGGCAGGGCCGGAATAACCGGAACAGGATTTTCTTCAACGAAACCTGTTTCTTCAGGTTGTGTCTGATTTTCCTGCTGCTCATCAATAGTTACAGCCTGAGCCGACGACTGTTCAACAGCCCCTGTCATATCGGCACACGGCATATCGTGCGACAGTAAACTCTCCCGAAGTTCCTCGGAGAGTATTTCAAAGTTGTCGTAGATGCTGTCGGCAATTTCTTCGCCGATGTGCAGAACGGACGACTCCACGCGCTCAATAGACATCCGCATGGCGTTCATTTCCGCCGATTTTTGTGAGATCGCGCGTTCAGCTGTGCGGCTAACCGAAATCGCAACGACAGCGAGAACCATCGCAACAACGGAAAGAATCATGGTCAAAAGAAAACTCAACAGAGCTGTCGTCGAAATGGTTTCGACTCCACCCTGCATGGCGCGCAGAACCAGAACCGTTGCCACTGCACCGAAAACAGCGGAGCCGAAAATAATACCGGGAGTTCCAACAAGGATTCTGCCTCGCGCTGTCATTTCCGGTTCATTTCTTTTGCCTGAGTCCATAAAAAAGATTCCTTTGTGCCAATGCACCGAATGCTTTCCGCGCATTATAGGAAGCGGCTTCTTTAAGCCAAGCGATTTATCGGCGAAACCTGCCGGACGAACGGAAAATCAAGAGACTGGACATCGAACTTTTGATTCTCTATCTTGCGGGCTTTCTCCGGCGGGAGTAATTCAGTGGTAGAATGCAAGCTTCCCAAGCTTGACGTCGCGGGTTCGACTCCCGTCTCCCGCTCCACTTCGCCAAATCCATTGGCATACAATTGGTTGTGTTTTTTCTTTTAAAACGCGAGTGCCATCATCTATTCTCCTCCGGCAAAAGGCAGGTAACAGCTTATGGAATATCTATCCTTCTGGAAGATGAGACAACCACCGTTCGAATCAAACTGCGATGCGCAGTTTTTCTATGAAAGCGAAGCACACGGCGAAGCGCTGGCGCGTCTGCTCTACCTTGTTTCGGATCGCGGCATGGGCATGGGTGCCATGACCGGAGAAATCGGCAGCGGGAAAACGATGGTGCTGAATGTGCTGACATCCCGCCTGCGTAAAGATCTCTACACGACAATCAAACTGCATACCGCCCACCTGCCCTTCGAACATATCGTGGCGGAAATCAACCAGCAGTTGCGCGGCAAAGGTGAAGTCGCATCGGCCGATGACAAATACTACCTGCTGAAAGAGTTCGAACAGCTCCTGCAAAACAAAGTCAGCTCGATCGGCAAACACCTGATTCTGATTCTGGATGAAGCCCAGTTCCTGAGTGAAGAATGCCTTGATGAACTGAAGTGTCTGACCAACTACAATCAGCAGGAATCTGTGCTGACGGTGATCCTCTCCGGCCAGCCGGAACTAAAGGCCAAGCTGAGCGCCCTGCCGCAGATTTATCAGCGACTCGGCATGTTCTGCTATCTGAAAAATCTGCGGTATGAGGAAATGGTTCCTTATCTTGAGCACCGTCTAAAAACCGCTGGCGCCGAAAAAGCGGATATTTTCAATCCGGACAGCATAGATCCGCTCTTTTCATTTTCCGGCGGATGCCCCCGCCAGATCAACCGTGTTTGTAAACTGGCGGTTGACCGCGCATGCCTGATGAAAAAATCTCAGGTCGATGCCGACATGATCCGTATGATTGTCCGCGACATTGAAAAACATTTCGGCTGATCGGAGCGGACGATGAAAAAGGCGCGCATCGCCGGAATCACTGCGATTCTCCTGCTGGTCTCCACATTTGTTTTCGATCGTTTTGTTTTTGGATCTCATTACACTAACCGGCTGCGCGCCAGTCACCTGATACGCTCCGAATTATGGTCCATTGGCATCGTCCGCAGCGAAAATCCGTTCAAACTGACTGCGCCGGAAAAGCCGATTCTGCGCGCCCGCGACATCACCGACACCGCCGCCCGCATGGTGGCCGATCCGTTTGCCGTGCAGGAAAACGGACAGTGGTATCTTTTTTTTGAAATCGACAGTGTTTCCACCCATCAGGGCGAAATCGGGCTGGCAACCAGCACAGACACCACGAACTGGGTGTACCGGCAGATTGTGCTGGATGAACCGTTTCACCTTTCTTATCCGCAGGTGTTCAAGTGGAACGGAACCTATTACATGATTCCGGAAAGTCATAAGGCCAACTCCATCCGTCTTTATCGGGCCGATCCGTTTCCAACCCGCTGGACGCATGTCGCCGATCTGATTCAGGGCGACTATCAGGATCCAACCATCGTCCGGCATAATAACCGCTGGTGGATTTTCGCCAGTACCGGACAAAATGAAAATATGGAGATTTTTTACGCGGATGAACTGACCGGTCCGTGGCGCGCCCAGGCAAATAACCCGGTGATTCGAAACGACCGGATCCGTGCACGCTGCGGCGGACGAATCCGTGAGATCAACGGCAAGCTGATCCGCTTTGCACAGGATTGCCTCCTCCGGTACGGGCACCGGCTGCTGGGGTTTGAAATCACAACACTCACACCGGAAAATTATGCCGAGCAGCCCGTAAAAGAAAATCCGCTGCTTACGCCGGACGGTTCAGGCTGGAACGCCTGCCGGATGCATCAGCTCGACCTTTATCAGACCGGCACCAACAGCTGGATCGGGTTTGTGGACGGCAACGCGCATTAAAGCCGGCATCGCATCCAATTTTCTGGACGAAATCCGCAGCAAAACGCAGTATGAAAAACGAATAGGCATCATTGGCCGTTATGCAGAGTAAACCCAAAACGATTGTAACCGTCATTGCCGACAGCAATTTCGTAATTCCTGTTTACATTCTGGTTCTGTCGCTGAAATTTTTTGAACCCGCTCAACGCATTCACATCCTCGGCATCTCACTGTCCGCTGCAGAGAAAGCTTTCTTTACTCAGTTCGAAAATGTGTTTGTTTTCGACTCTTCGATTCCGCGCAGCGACAAGCCGGGTGCAATGCGCATCATCGCCGACATTCTCAAAGGCGAGGCGCTGATGACGGCAAAGGACTGTGAAGAGCCGTGGATCGCCCTGCTCGACGGTGACTGTATTGCGACGGGGAATCTCGAACCCTGTCTGGCTCCGTCTGAACCGGCTCTTTATGCCCGCTCCCGCACCCTTGAAGAAGATGACCGGATTTTCCAGTACTACCGTATTCCCGGTGAACCGGATCACGGCATTCCCAGACGGTTTCTGAACCGCTGGCGGCAGGATGTCGGCCCGCATTCCGAACCGTCACGCACAACAACGGTTCTCTCCGGAAATCTTGTTCTGCACCGGAACTATCTCGACTTCGCCCGCATATGGCAGACCTTCATGGAGAAAGTTCTCGTTCACACCGATCCGTCGAAGACAGACGTCGCCTATTACATGCCGGCAGAGTTCGCGTTGAGCGCATGGCTGATGTTCGCTGAGAACCCGCCGCCCGTCCGCGAGGTCTTACTCAACAGTAATCCGGACGCCCGCCTCGTGCATCTGGGGCCGGCCCCGAAGTACTGGCGATTCTGGACGCTGAAGAAGTTCGAGTTTTTTAACCCGGTGATCCGCCTGCTCGACTGGGCAAAAGACCAAGGATATGAAAGACCTCTATTGCCAGCCGCGCTCAAAAAGCGTAATAAGGCGCTCATTATAGCCGGGGCGTTTACTTATGAGGCGTTTATTATGGTGCGCAGGAAGATTAAAAAGTTCTGTAAACGGGCGGTCGGCAACTCGCCGGATCGGCAGGCACAGCGTTACGCACGGCAGAGAATTTGAATCACATGCGAATCGAAAAACATCCGGGATGTGAACTATGAGAGATAAACCGAACGACGACCTTCCTTTTGGAAAGCCCGCTGACAAAGAGACAGAGATCATACCGGAACTCAAAGAGACGCCTGCTGAGGAAATCAGCATGAGAACGTCTGCTCCGGTTCCGCCCCGGTTCAACGAAGAAACCCCTTTCCGCATCAAGGATCAATTCAGCGACCTCAACACGATTCCGCCGACACTTGCGCGCGATGCCGCCCGCCCTTCCAAAGCGCAGATACCCGGAACAGGGCTGGCAGAAACCGCCCGGCCCGGACGCACCATTCGCCGCGAAACCTCCTTTCAGGATTTCTTCCGCAATCTCGATATCATCAAGATTGCGCGCGGGGTTTACCGTAAATTCTGGATGGTTCTGCTGGCTGCTTTCGGAATGCTGATTCTTTTTATCCCTGTGGCCCGCAGTTTGCAGGGCGGCGTCACCTGGTCTGCCGAATCCGTCATCATCTATACCAAACCGACCCAAAAGCAGATCGACTCTCAGGGTTCCGCATTCCTCCTGCGGCCGCTCTCACAGGATACTCTGGTGGATATGTTCCTTTCCCCGGCACACATCAAAGTACTGGAAGAGTCCACCGGATTTAAACCTCTCACGAAACATGTCTCGTTCGATTCGCAGAGCAAATCCGATATCGTCAAGCTGCGCGTCAACGCCATGCCGAGTGAAAAAACTGCGATTGACGGGGTTAATAAACTGTCCGCAATCATTATCGAAGATAACGATCAGTATTACCGGCAGCTGGCCGCCGCAGCCTACGAACAATACAAAAC from Kiritimatiellaceae bacterium carries:
- a CDS encoding AAA family ATPase produces the protein MEYLSFWKMRQPPFESNCDAQFFYESEAHGEALARLLYLVSDRGMGMGAMTGEIGSGKTMVLNVLTSRLRKDLYTTIKLHTAHLPFEHIVAEINQQLRGKGEVASADDKYYLLKEFEQLLQNKVSSIGKHLILILDEAQFLSEECLDELKCLTNYNQQESVLTVILSGQPELKAKLSALPQIYQRLGMFCYLKNLRYEEMVPYLEHRLKTAGAEKADIFNPDSIDPLFSFSGGCPRQINRVCKLAVDRACLMKKSQVDADMIRMIVRDIEKHFG